In Rhododendron vialii isolate Sample 1 chromosome 9a, ASM3025357v1, the following are encoded in one genomic region:
- the LOC131302044 gene encoding uncharacterized protein LOC131302044 — protein sequence MGWFRAGSSIAKLAVRRTLSQGGSYVARSRAISAQNRYFHTTLCKFKAQAAPVPRPVPLSKLTDSFLDGTSSVYLEELQRAWEEDPNSVDESWDNFFRNFVGQAATSPGISGQTIQESMRLLLLVRAYQVYGHMKAKLDPLSLEPREIPDDLDPALYGFTEADLDREFFLGVWRMSGFLSENRPVQTLRAILTRLEQAYCGTIGYEYMHIADREKCNWLRDKIETPTPMQYNRQRREVMLDRLIWSSQFENFLAAKWTAAKRFGLEGGETLIPGMKEMFDRAADLGVESIVIGMSHRGRLNVLGNVVRKPLQQIFSEFSGGTRPVDEVGLYTGTGDVKYHLGTSYDRPTRGGKRLHLSLVANPSHLEAVDPVVVGKTRAKQYYSHDVDRTKNIGVVIHGDGSFAGQGVVYETLHLSALPNYTTGGTIHIVVNNQVAFTTDPRAGRSSQYCTDVAKALNAPIFHVNGDDLEAVVHVCELAAEWRQTFHSDVVVDIVCYRRFGHNEIDEPSFTQPKMYKVIREHPSALQIYEQKLLESGQVTKEDIDKLHDKVNRILNEEYTASKEYVPKRRDWLSAFWAGYKSPEQISRVRNTGVKPEILKTVGKAITTLPETFKPHKQVKKIVGDRAKMIETGQGVDWAVAEALAFATLLVEGNHVRLSGQDVERGTFSHRHSVLHDQESGEIYCPLDHVVMNQDPEMFTVSNSSLSEFGVLGFELGYSMENPNALVMWEAQFGDFANGAQVIFDQFVSSGEAKWLRQTGLVVLLPHGYDGQGPEHSSARLERFLQMSDDNPYVIPEMDPTLRKQIQECNWQVVNVTTPANYFHVLRRQIHREFRKPLIVMAPKNLLRHKECKSNLSEFDDVQGHPGFDKQGTRFKRLIKDQNDHSDLEESIRRLVLCSGKVYYELDEQRRKVDGKDVAICRVEQLCPFPYDLVQRELKRYPNAEVVWCQEEPMNMGAYQYIAPRLGTTMKALGRGGMDDVKYAGRAPSAATATGFQQHHVKEQTELVQKALQPEPINYPF from the exons CTCTCTAAGTTAACCGACAGCTTCCTAGACGGGACTAGCAGTGTCTACCTTGAAGAGCTCCAGAGGGCTTGGGAGGAAGATCCCAATAGTGTTGACGAATCATGGGACAACTTTTTCAGAAACTTTGTTGGTCAGGCAGCCACATCGCCTGGAATTTCGGGCCAGACCATTCAAGAGAGCATGCGGTTGTTGTTGCTTGTGAGGGCTTACCAAGTTTATGGTCACATGAAAGCCAAGTTGGATCCATTGAGTTTGGAGCCGAGGGAAATTCCGGACGATTTAGACCCAGCTCTTTATGGGTTCACAGAAGCCGATCTTGATAGGGAGTTCTTCCTAGGAGTGTGGAGGATGTCTGGGTTTTTGTCCGAAAACCGTCCAGTGCAAACCCTGAGAGCAATATTGACCCGGCTTGAGCAGGCTTATTGTGGGACCATTGGGTATGAATACATGCACATCGCGGATCGCGAGAAATGTAACTGGTTGAGAGACAAGATTGAGACGCCAACACCAATGCAGTACAATCGGCAGCGGCGCGAGGTTATGCTTGATCGTCTCATATGGAGCTCGCAGTTTGAGAACTTTTTGGCAGCTAAGTGGACTGCAGCAAAGAGATTTGGTCTAGAGGGGGGTGAGACTTTAATTCCTGGAATGAAGGAGATGTTTGACAGGGCAGCTGATCTTGGGGTTGAGAGCATTGTCATTGGAATGTCTCATAGAGGAAGGTTGAATGTTTTGGGTAACGTCGTTCGGAAACCACTTCAACAGATATTTAGTGAATTCAGTGGGGGCACGAGGCCTGTGGATGAAGTTGGTCTTTACACAGGCACTGGTGATGTCAAGTATCACTTGGGTACTTCTTATGATAGGCCAACTAGGGGTGGGAAGAGGCTTCACTTGTCTTTGGTTGCAAACCCAAGTCATTTGGAAGCTGTAGATCCAGTTGTTGTTGGGAAAACTAGAGCTAAACAGTATTACTCCCACGATGTGGATAGGACAAAGAATATAGGAGTTGTAATTCATGGGGATGGTAGCTTTGCAGGGCAGGGTGTTGTCTATGAGACGCTTCATCTTAGTGCACTTCCAAATTACACTACCGGGGGGACTATACACATTGTGGTAAATAATCAAGTTGCCTTCACTACGGATCCAAGGGCTGGAAGATCTTCTCAATATTGTACTGATGTTGCCAAAGCGTTGAATGCCCCCATCTTTCACGTTAATGGCGATGATTTGGAAGCAGTTGTTCATGTTTGTGAACTTGCAGCAGAGTGGCGCCAGACATTCCATTCGGATGTTGTGGTCGACATAGTGTGTTACCGTAGATTTGGTCACAATGAGATTGATGAACCATCTTTCACGCAGCCCAAAATGTACAAG GTCATCCGGGAGCACCCCTCAGCGCTACAGATTTATGAACAGAAACTTTTAGAATCTGGTCAGGTGACAAAGGAAGACATTGATAAGTTGCATGACAAGGTCAATAGAATTCTTAACGAAGAATACACGGCCAGCAAAGAATATGTGCCTAAAAGAAGGGACTGGCTTTCAGCTTTTTGGGCAGGATACAAGTCTCCAGAACAGATTTCGCGTGTCCGAAACACTGG AGTCAAGCCAGAGATTTTGAAGACTGTTGGCAAAGCAATCACTACCCTTCCGGAAACTTTTAAGCCTCACAAGCAAGTGAAGAAGATTGTTGGAGACCGTGCTAAGATGATTGAAACAGGGCAAGGAGTTGATTGGGCAGTTGCTGAAGCTCTTGCTTTTGCCACATTACTTGTTGAAGGAAATCATGTCAGGTTAAGTGGTCAAGATGTTGAGAGAGGTACGTTTAGTCACAGGCATTCTGTACTTCATGATCAGGAAAGTGGAGAGATATACTGTCCTTTGGACCATGTTGTCATGAACCAAGATCCAGAGATGTTTACTGTCAGCAACAG CTCTCTTTCTGAATTTGGTGTTCTGGGATTTGAATTGGGTTATTCGATGGAAAATCCAAATGCGCTGGTAATGTGGGAAGCCCAATTTGGTGATTTTGCTAATGGAGCTCAGGTGATATTCGACCAGTTCGTGAGCAGTGGGGAGGCCAAGTGGTTGCGTCAAACTGGGCTTGTTGTCTTGCTACCTCATGGTTATGATGGCCAAGGCCCTGAACATTCAAGTGCACGGTTGGAGCGATTCCTTCAG ATGAGTGATGATAATCCTTATGTAATACCAGAAATGGATCCAACGCTCAGAAAGCAAATCCAAGAATGCAATTGGCAAGTTGTGAATGTGACAACTCCTGCAAATTATTTCCATGTGCTCCGGCGTCAA ATACATAGGGAATTCCGTAAACCTCTGATTGTGATGGCTCCAAAGAACTTGCTTCGACACAAGGAATGCAAATCAAATCTGTCTGAATTTGATGATGTCCAAGGCCACCCAGGTTTTGACAAGCAGGGCACCAGATTTAAGCGTCTCATAAAGGATCAGAATGACCACTCAGATCTTGAAGAGAGTATCAGACGTCTAGTTCTTTGTTCCGGAAAG GTTTACTATGAGCTTGATGAGCAGAGGAGGAAAGTCGATGGCAAGGACGTCGCAATATGTAGGGTGGAACAGCTTTGCCCCTTCCCGTATGACCTTGTTCAGCGTGAGCTGAAGCGATATCCAA ATGCGGAGGTTGTCTGGTGCCAGGAAGAGCCAATGAACATGGGCGCCTATCAGTATATAGCACCACGCCTTGGCACCACAATGAAAGCACTTGGCAGGGGTGGTATGGACGACGTGAAATATGCTGGACGTGCTCCTTCTGCTGCCACAGCCACCGGGTTTCAGCAACACCACGTGAAGGAGCAGACCGAACTGGTTCAGAAAGCCTTGCAGCCTGAACCCATCAATTATCCATTCTAA